In the Clostridium sporogenes genome, one interval contains:
- a CDS encoding YibE/F family protein, whose product MNFIKTLKGNMKKLTKSDIKVIVLTIIVIVAMLMPSSYIRKEAIHGKIIEIENNAGEKKQLSRSKVKVKILNGKYKDKVIDMDNLVSDKTYHETYAKKGNEVLVNIEEDSNENIKKAYIYEAVRYKYLKGIIILFLVLLSLLGGMQGIRSVLALLITTYAVIKILIPLIMAGFNPILISIIICISVSILNLLIISGKNKKSYSAIIGTLGGVMVAGIIALISSNILQVIGLTDEEAQMLIYITGNPKFNFRGLLFSGILMGALGAVMDISMSIASSMKEVKINNPDITKRQLVKAGFNVGRDIMGTMANTLILAYAGGAMYTLLLISSYNLPFERMLNQDVMAAEIIQALCGSIGLIFTIPITTFAVSLIGVDKE is encoded by the coding sequence GTGAACTTTATAAAGACATTAAAAGGAAATATGAAAAAATTAACTAAATCAGATATTAAAGTGATAGTTTTAACCATTATAGTTATAGTTGCTATGTTAATGCCCAGTTCTTATATAAGAAAAGAGGCTATACATGGAAAAATTATAGAAATAGAGAATAATGCAGGAGAAAAAAAGCAATTGTCAAGAAGTAAAGTAAAGGTAAAAATTTTAAATGGTAAATATAAAGATAAAGTAATAGATATGGATAACTTAGTTAGTGATAAAACTTATCATGAAACTTATGCAAAAAAAGGAAACGAAGTATTAGTAAATATAGAAGAAGATAGTAATGAGAATATAAAAAAAGCGTATATATATGAAGCTGTAAGATACAAGTATTTAAAAGGAATAATTATATTGTTTTTAGTTTTATTAAGTCTTCTAGGTGGAATGCAGGGAATACGTTCAGTCTTAGCATTACTTATAACTACATATGCAGTAATTAAAATACTTATACCATTAATAATGGCAGGATTTAATCCAATATTGATTTCTATAATAATATGTATAAGTGTTAGTATTTTAAATTTACTTATAATAAGCGGAAAAAATAAAAAAAGTTACTCTGCCATTATAGGGACTTTAGGCGGTGTTATGGTAGCAGGAATTATAGCACTTATAAGTAGTAATATACTTCAAGTAATAGGTCTTACAGATGAAGAAGCCCAGATGCTTATATATATAACTGGAAATCCAAAATTTAATTTTAGGGGATTATTATTTTCAGGAATACTTATGGGAGCTTTAGGTGCAGTAATGGATATAAGTATGTCTATAGCATCATCTATGAAAGAAGTGAAAATAAACAATCCAGATATAACTAAAAGGCAACTTGTAAAAGCAGGATTTAATGTAGGAAGAGATATAATGGGTACTATGGCAAATACGCTTATTTTAGCTTATGCAGGAGGGGCTATGTATACATTACTACTTATATCTTCTTATAATTTACCATTTGAAAGAATGTTAAATCAAGATGTAATGGCAGCAGAAATTATACAAGCTTTATGTGGGAGCATAGGATTAATATTTACTATACCTATAACTACTTTTGCTGTAAGTTTGATAGGAGTAGATAAGGAATAA
- a CDS encoding cation-translocating P-type ATPase, whose protein sequence is MIFMKKAKRIPLFKCNVIHSLPGRVRIGCRALQHLKEYEKNIEKRISKINVIKFVKVNILTKNILISYKSDIVDQENVVAFIEEALSYYTVEAHKKEREALAKKTVKEREIQQESLSHMIKRIGIATGALAYSIIKKEENIGVPFCKKFTTVPALTSLYLSYPFLKSGISSLKEDLRPNADALTVSSIIASLLAGNGVSSLMIILLSDIAELLTSYTMAQTRKSIEDMLSLKEEHAWKQIEDGSVSKVKIESLKSGDLVIVHAGEKITVDGQVVSGEAVVDQSSVTGEFIPVIKKEKDSVFAGTLVKNGDITIKTEKAGDKTVVSRIVHLVEDAVYQRAPIQNYADQFSSYLIPFNFLFAGITYLATKSSSRALNMLVIDFSCGIRLSTAAAFSAAINTAVRNGVLIKGGNYIEAMSKADTLILDKTGTLTEGRPEVKSIIKVKDYIDEKEILTLAAAAEEVSKHPMAVAVLNKARALALEIPKHRDTRNYISRGIETIVDKDVIRVGSKNFMIENKVDVSIMEEKLEKTFITGQNIIYVSKNEEFLGSIIIEDKMRENMKKSLNNLRYQGINEMILLTGDTKEQAEIVATKMGVDSFEADLLPEDKAKAILKLQSKGSGVIMIGDGVNDAPALSYADVGISLGKGTTDVAMETSDITVQLDNPMVIPEITVMSKKTMNIIGENFGIVLSINSLGLILGAAGVLPVFWGAVLHNSSTIFVVANSLRLFFYNFERSI, encoded by the coding sequence ATGATATTTATGAAAAAAGCTAAAAGAATACCATTGTTTAAATGCAATGTAATTCATAGTTTACCAGGAAGGGTAAGAATAGGTTGCAGAGCATTACAGCATTTAAAAGAGTATGAAAAAAATATAGAAAAAAGAATATCAAAAATTAATGTTATAAAATTTGTTAAAGTTAATATTTTAACTAAAAATATATTAATAAGTTATAAAAGTGATATTGTAGATCAAGAGAATGTTGTGGCTTTTATAGAAGAGGCATTGTCTTATTATACAGTGGAAGCTCACAAAAAAGAAAGAGAAGCCCTAGCTAAAAAAACAGTGAAAGAAAGAGAAATTCAACAGGAATCTTTGTCTCATATGATAAAAAGGATAGGTATTGCTACAGGAGCATTAGCTTATTCTATAATAAAAAAGGAAGAAAATATAGGAGTGCCTTTCTGTAAAAAATTTACTACAGTACCAGCTTTAACTAGTTTATATTTATCTTATCCTTTTTTAAAAAGTGGAATATCTTCTTTAAAAGAAGACTTAAGACCTAATGCAGATGCTTTAACAGTATCATCTATAATAGCTAGTTTATTAGCTGGTAATGGAGTATCTTCTTTAATGATTATTTTATTATCAGATATTGCAGAGTTATTAACATCTTACACTATGGCTCAAACACGAAAGTCCATAGAAGATATGCTTTCTTTAAAAGAGGAGCATGCATGGAAACAGATAGAAGATGGATCAGTGTCAAAAGTAAAAATAGAGTCTTTAAAGTCAGGAGATTTAGTTATAGTTCATGCAGGGGAAAAAATCACTGTAGATGGACAAGTGGTATCAGGAGAAGCTGTAGTAGATCAATCTTCTGTAACAGGTGAATTTATACCTGTTATAAAAAAAGAGAAGGATTCAGTTTTTGCCGGAACATTAGTTAAAAACGGAGATATAACCATAAAAACTGAAAAGGCAGGGGATAAAACTGTAGTTTCTAGAATAGTTCATTTAGTAGAAGATGCTGTATATCAAAGGGCGCCAATACAAAACTATGCAGATCAATTTTCAAGTTATTTAATACCCTTTAACTTCCTATTTGCAGGTATAACATACTTAGCAACAAAGAGTTCTTCAAGAGCTTTAAATATGCTGGTAATTGACTTTTCCTGTGGCATAAGACTTTCTACAGCAGCGGCATTTTCAGCAGCTATAAATACAGCTGTTAGAAATGGTGTGCTTATAAAGGGTGGTAACTATATAGAAGCTATGTCTAAGGCGGATACTTTAATATTAGATAAAACAGGAACTCTTACAGAAGGGCGTCCAGAAGTTAAATCTATAATTAAAGTTAAAGACTATATAGATGAAAAAGAGATATTAACTTTAGCAGCAGCAGCGGAGGAGGTATCTAAACATCCTATGGCTGTAGCTGTACTTAATAAAGCTAGAGCATTAGCTTTAGAAATACCTAAGCATAGAGATACTAGAAATTATATTTCAAGAGGTATAGAAACTATAGTAGATAAAGATGTAATTAGAGTTGGAAGTAAAAACTTTATGATAGAAAATAAAGTAGATGTTTCAATTATGGAAGAAAAACTAGAAAAAACTTTTATTACCGGTCAAAATATAATATATGTATCTAAAAATGAAGAATTCTTAGGCTCTATAATTATAGAGGATAAGATGAGAGAAAATATGAAAAAATCTTTAAACAATTTGAGATATCAAGGTATAAATGAAATGATACTCTTAACTGGGGATACTAAGGAACAGGCAGAAATTGTAGCTACAAAAATGGGAGTTGATAGTTTTGAAGCAGACCTTTTACCAGAGGACAAGGCAAAGGCTATTTTAAAACTCCAATCTAAAGGTTCAGGAGTAATTATGATAGGTGATGGAGTAAATGATGCACCAGCTTTATCTTATGCTGATGTAGGCATTTCATTAGGAAAAGGAACTACAGATGTAGCTATGGAGACTTCTGATATAACAGTACAATTAGACAATCCTATGGTAATACCAGAAATAACAGTAATGTCTAAAAAGACTATGAATATAATAGGAGAAAATTTTGGAATAGTTTTAAGTATAAACTCTTTGGGGCTTATTCTTGGGGCTGCTGGAGTGCTTCCAGTATTTTGGGGCGCAGTACTTCACAATTCTAGTACAATTTTTGTAGTAGCTAATTCATTAAGATTATTCTTTTATAATTTTGAAAGGAGTATTTAG
- a CDS encoding prepilin peptidase: MNIIIFIVGVIIGSFLNLCIYRIPKGESIIYPNSYCEKCGVSIEVYNLIPVISYIFLRGKCKCCKNKISLRNPLIELLTGILFFCTYNIFGLSFNFIKYIIFISFIIVIGFIDLDTTNVYTKTTISAMIVGIIYILIEKFYFSYDVKTYIYAVLLCITIIGIIIFITKGMGSGDLDIYLVVSLFLGFKITAMTIFLSFILGSIIGILLIISKIKNRKDYISFGPFIAIASIFSILIGDKIFLFYISII; encoded by the coding sequence ATGAATATAATAATTTTCATTGTTGGAGTAATTATAGGAAGTTTTTTAAATTTATGTATTTATAGAATACCTAAAGGTGAATCTATAATTTATCCAAATTCTTATTGTGAAAAATGTGGTGTAAGTATAGAAGTATATAATTTAATTCCAGTAATAAGTTATATATTTTTAAGAGGTAAATGTAAATGTTGTAAAAATAAAATATCTTTAAGAAATCCTTTAATAGAATTATTAACAGGTATACTATTTTTTTGCACATATAATATATTTGGGTTAAGTTTTAATTTTATAAAATATATTATATTTATTTCTTTTATAATTGTTATAGGATTTATTGATTTAGATACTACAAATGTGTATACCAAAACCACCATTAGTGCCATGATTGTTGGAATAATTTATATATTAATTGAAAAATTTTATTTTAGTTATGATGTAAAAACATATATTTATGCAGTATTATTATGTATTACTATTATAGGAATTATAATTTTTATAACTAAAGGAATGGGAAGTGGAGACTTAGATATCTATCTAGTAGTTTCTTTATTTTTAGGATTTAAAATTACTGCTATGACTATATTTTTGTCTTTTATTCTTGGTTCAATAATAGGGATACTACTTATAATTTCAAAAATAAAGAATAGAAAGGATTATATATCCTTCGGACCTTTTATAGCTATAGCTTCTATATTCTCCATATTAATTGGAGATAAAATATTTTTATTTTATATATCGATTATATGA
- a CDS encoding phage holin family protein, which yields MDENNRENNTHGIWGYIIRLIVSMIVLSVTAFLTPGFAITGFWAVLLAAVIISAIDYAVEKFMGVDASPFGKGLKGFVISAIIIYLTQFLVPTMRVSIVGAIIAALVIGIIDAIIPGRFM from the coding sequence ATGGATGAAAATAATAGAGAAAATAATACTCATGGTATCTGGGGATACATTATAAGACTCATAGTATCTATGATTGTTTTAAGTGTAACTGCATTTTTAACACCTGGATTTGCTATAACAGGATTCTGGGCAGTCTTATTAGCCGCTGTAATTATAAGCGCTATCGACTATGCAGTAGAAAAATTTATGGGAGTAGATGCATCTCCTTTTGGTAAAGGCCTAAAAGGCTTTGTTATATCAGCCATAATAATATATTTAACTCAATTTTTAGTACCAACTATGAGAGTTTCTATAGTAGGTGCTATAATTGCAGCATTAGTTATTGGAATCATAGATGCTATAATCCCAGGAAGATTTATGTAA
- a CDS encoding HIT family protein, whose product MKKDMENCNFCKIINKEKKANIVYENHLVCCFLSEEPINEGHMLIVPKKHCLDLDQIDDEITIEIMRISKIMVKVLKDTYKLDGYSIMQNGGTFNNTGHYHMHLFPRYKGDSFSWSYGEENNNTLEIVSNKIQQQLKEYAIK is encoded by the coding sequence ATGAAAAAAGATATGGAAAACTGTAATTTTTGTAAAATAATAAATAAGGAGAAAAAGGCTAATATAGTATACGAAAATCATTTAGTCTGTTGTTTTTTATCAGAAGAGCCTATAAATGAAGGACATATGCTAATAGTACCTAAAAAACATTGCTTAGATTTAGACCAAATAGATGATGAAATAACTATAGAAATAATGAGAATATCTAAGATTATGGTAAAGGTATTAAAAGATACATATAAATTAGATGGATATAGTATAATGCAAAATGGTGGAACCTTTAACAATACTGGCCATTATCATATGCATTTATTTCCAAGATACAAAGGTGATAGCTTTAGCTGGAGTTACGGAGAAGAGAATAATAATACCCTTGAGATTGTAAGCAACAAAATACAACAACAATTAAAAGAATATGCTATAAAATAA
- a CDS encoding pyridoxamine 5'-phosphate oxidase family protein, with translation MFKEIRRKEKKLNKEDTISLLEKTNYGTLSICLNDGYAYGIPLNFIYNNGSIYFHCAKEGQKIEAINANNKVSFSIVNNIELLPSKFTTNYESVVIFGKAYEVFENEKKEALLALINKYSKDYIKEGTDYIEKAHDKTKVIKIEIEHMDGKGQK, from the coding sequence ATGTTTAAAGAAATTAGAAGAAAAGAAAAAAAATTAAATAAAGAAGATACTATTTCTTTATTAGAAAAAACTAATTATGGAACTCTTTCAATATGCCTTAATGATGGTTATGCTTATGGTATACCTCTAAATTTTATTTATAATAATGGATCTATTTATTTTCATTGCGCAAAGGAAGGTCAAAAAATTGAAGCAATAAATGCAAACAATAAAGTTTCATTTTCTATTGTAAATAATATAGAGCTACTTCCTTCAAAATTTACTACAAATTATGAGAGCGTAGTAATATTTGGTAAAGCTTATGAAGTATTTGAAAATGAAAAGAAAGAAGCATTGCTAGCTCTTATAAATAAATATTCAAAAGATTATATAAAAGAAGGGACAGATTACATAGAAAAAGCCCATGATAAAACTAAAGTTATAAAAATTGAAATAGAACACATGGATGGCAAAGGTCAAAAATAG
- a CDS encoding DegV family protein, translating into MKDYIIMTDSCCDLSSEYIEKNHIPYVPLTCNICGKEYIDDFGQSLSYKEFYEAMTKGEVPKTSQPSPEVYYKIFKEFINKDKDIVYVCVSSGLSGTYNSANIAKNMILDEFNDVRIEIVDVLTASLGQGILVMKAIEMKKNGLTIYEVTNYLKENRLNLNSYMVVNDLIHLKRGGRISTTAAIIGTVLNIKPILTLNDEGRVITVRKAKGRKVAIKKLTEIVTERIKNPEEEIVAISHGDIELDAEKLKERILNEIKIKDVIINYVGPVVGTYGGPGSLNVFFMSDHRQNHIIDIN; encoded by the coding sequence ATGAAAGATTATATTATAATGACAGATTCTTGTTGTGATTTATCCAGTGAATATATAGAAAAAAATCATATTCCTTATGTTCCATTAACTTGTAATATTTGCGGAAAAGAATATATAGATGATTTTGGACAAAGTCTTTCATATAAAGAATTTTATGAGGCTATGACAAAAGGAGAAGTCCCAAAAACATCACAACCAAGTCCTGAAGTTTATTATAAAATTTTTAAAGAATTTATAAATAAAGATAAAGATATAGTATATGTATGTGTTTCTTCAGGATTAAGTGGAACATATAATAGTGCTAATATAGCTAAAAATATGATTTTAGATGAATTTAATGATGTAAGAATAGAAATAGTAGATGTATTAACAGCATCATTAGGACAAGGGATTTTGGTAATGAAAGCTATAGAAATGAAAAAAAATGGTCTAACTATTTATGAAGTTACTAATTATTTAAAAGAAAATAGATTAAATTTAAATAGTTATATGGTTGTAAACGATCTTATTCACCTTAAAAGGGGAGGCAGAATTTCAACAACTGCAGCTATTATAGGTACAGTTCTTAATATTAAACCAATATTAACTTTAAACGATGAAGGTAGGGTTATAACTGTACGTAAGGCTAAAGGTAGAAAAGTTGCTATAAAAAAATTAACAGAAATAGTTACAGAAAGAATAAAAAATCCAGAAGAAGAAATAGTAGCTATTTCCCATGGAGATATAGAATTAGATGCAGAGAAATTAAAAGAGCGTATACTAAATGAAATAAAAATTAAAGATGTAATAATAAATTATGTAGGTCCAGTAGTAGGAACATATGGAGGACCAGGATCTCTTAATGTATTTTTTATGAGCGATCATAGACAAAACCATATAATAGACATAAATTAA
- a CDS encoding NifB/NifX family molybdenum-iron cluster-binding protein, whose product MKIAIPKNEEMINQHFGKSKTFSIATIEDNKVSDIKNISTESLQHNHNGLSNLLMKENVQLVITGGIGQGAYDALINAGLKVIRGTKGKIEDILQQYLKGELQDKKVICNHHGKHN is encoded by the coding sequence ATGAAAATAGCAATACCTAAAAATGAAGAAATGATTAATCAACATTTTGGGAAAAGTAAAACCTTTTCTATAGCAACAATAGAAGATAATAAAGTTTCGGATATTAAAAATATATCAACAGAAAGTTTACAACACAATCATAATGGTCTGTCCAATTTATTAATGAAAGAAAACGTTCAATTAGTTATAACAGGAGGCATTGGTCAAGGTGCTTATGATGCCTTAATTAATGCCGGTTTAAAAGTTATAAGGGGAACTAAAGGAAAAATTGAAGATATATTACAGCAATATTTAAAAGGAGAACTTCAAGATAAAAAGGTGATATGTAATCATCATGGTAAACATAACTAA
- a CDS encoding CPBP family intramembrane metalloprotease, with translation MVENVELKNKNSEELVKIINIVVNLLLYQAAFYIMFVILANVLVYIGINKEIVKPYSKLIGEILAYIFFIKNYKKDNKYKLKLQNTLRFKGYIFIAMLFIGYILVYDNTIKIIVSKIVKNSLFYDIMTREMKNPIVGFITTVIIAPIFEEIIYRGIILDELLDKYNYKKAIIISALVFAIVHFNFIQLTDAFIAGIILAAVYCKTKSLIPCITIHFLNNLFCNIVEFCPSICSCKFNIIKLSIGLVILITLAYIFNNNSNKNYFISNNR, from the coding sequence ATGGTAGAGAATGTAGAATTAAAAAATAAAAACAGTGAAGAATTGGTTAAAATTATAAACATTGTAGTTAATTTACTCTTATATCAAGCAGCATTTTATATAATGTTTGTTATTTTAGCAAATGTTTTAGTATATATAGGAATAAATAAGGAAATTGTAAAGCCCTATAGTAAGTTAATAGGAGAGATTTTAGCTTATATCTTTTTTATCAAAAATTATAAAAAAGATAATAAATATAAATTGAAGCTTCAAAATACTTTACGGTTTAAGGGATATATTTTTATAGCCATGTTATTTATAGGATATATTTTGGTTTATGATAATACAATTAAAATAATTGTATCAAAGATTGTGAAAAATAGTTTGTTTTATGATATTATGACTAGAGAAATGAAAAATCCTATAGTAGGATTTATTACAACAGTAATTATTGCACCTATTTTTGAAGAAATAATTTATAGAGGAATAATATTAGATGAATTATTGGATAAGTATAACTATAAAAAAGCTATAATTATTTCTGCATTAGTATTTGCAATAGTTCACTTTAATTTTATTCAATTGACAGATGCTTTTATTGCAGGTATTATACTCGCAGCTGTTTATTGTAAAACTAAATCTTTAATACCTTGTATTACAATTCATTTTTTAAATAATTTATTTTGTAATATAGTTGAATTTTGTCCTAGTATATGTAGCTGTAAATTTAATATCATAAAATTGAGTATTGGGCTAGTAATTTTAATAACTTTAGCATATATTTTTAATAACAACAGTAATAAAAATTATTTTATATCAAATAATAGATAG
- a CDS encoding ABC transporter ATP-binding protein/permease, translated as MLKEFISYYKPHKKLFILDMIAAFIVALCDLFYPMITRQIINDIIPNGRIRLLFFWAISLLIIYIMKYFLNHFIQYWGHMVGVRMQADMRKKVFNHLETLPFKYFDENKTGVIMSRIINDLMEISELAHHGPEDLFISIIMLIGSFIILCTINVPLTIISFAFIPILVWFSMRNRLKMEKAFMDSRVKIGDLNAELENSIAGIRVSKAFTNRNYENEKFERGNKRFVGARQMAYKSMADYFSGMYFFIDILDLIVLVAGGYFVYKKLINFGDLVAYLLFIKMFMTPIRKLISFVEQYQSGVTGFQRYRQLLKVKPEEDKEGAENLKNIKGAIEFKNVSFKYDEDTHILNDLSFKVKEGKTLALVGPSGGGKTTLCNLIPRFYNIDNGDILIDDHSIYDVTVGSLRKNIGIVQQDVFLFTGTIEENILYGNPEATHEEVEKAAKLANIHEFIENLPDGYNTYIGERGIKLSGGQKQRLSIARVFLKNPPILILDEATSALDNATEYLIQKSLEKLSNGRTTIVVAHRLSTIKNADEIMVLTDKGIEERGTHEELLSLGGIYSELNKNIEKTE; from the coding sequence ATGCTTAAAGAATTTATATCTTATTATAAACCACATAAAAAGTTATTTATTTTAGATATGATAGCAGCTTTTATTGTGGCTTTATGTGATTTGTTTTATCCCATGATAACAAGGCAAATCATAAATGATATTATTCCCAATGGTAGGATTAGACTACTTTTCTTTTGGGCAATATCTTTATTAATCATATATATAATGAAATATTTTTTAAATCATTTTATTCAATATTGGGGACATATGGTAGGGGTTAGAATGCAAGCAGACATGAGAAAAAAAGTCTTTAATCATCTTGAAACTTTACCATTTAAATATTTTGATGAAAATAAAACGGGTGTAATAATGTCCAGAATAATAAATGATCTTATGGAAATATCAGAATTAGCACATCACGGTCCAGAGGATCTTTTTATTTCTATAATTATGTTAATAGGATCTTTTATAATATTATGTACTATAAATGTACCATTAACAATAATAAGTTTTGCATTTATACCTATTTTAGTGTGGTTTTCTATGAGAAATAGACTTAAAATGGAAAAAGCTTTTATGGATAGTAGAGTGAAAATTGGAGATCTTAATGCAGAATTAGAAAATAGTATTGCAGGTATAAGAGTTTCTAAGGCATTTACTAATAGAAATTATGAAAATGAAAAATTTGAAAGAGGTAACAAAAGATTTGTTGGTGCTAGACAAATGGCCTATAAATCTATGGCTGATTATTTTTCAGGAATGTATTTTTTTATAGATATATTAGATCTAATAGTACTTGTAGCTGGTGGATATTTTGTGTACAAAAAATTAATTAACTTTGGTGATTTGGTTGCATATCTTTTATTTATAAAGATGTTTATGACGCCTATTAGAAAGCTTATATCTTTTGTAGAGCAGTACCAATCAGGCGTAACAGGTTTTCAAAGATATAGACAGCTTTTAAAAGTAAAACCTGAAGAGGATAAGGAAGGAGCAGAAAATTTAAAAAATATTAAAGGAGCAATAGAATTTAAAAATGTAAGTTTTAAATATGATGAAGATACTCATATATTAAATGATTTAAGTTTTAAAGTTAAAGAGGGAAAAACATTAGCTTTAGTTGGTCCATCTGGTGGAGGTAAGACAACACTTTGCAATTTAATACCTAGATTCTATAATATAGATAATGGAGACATATTAATTGATGATCACAGCATATATGACGTAACAGTAGGTTCTTTAAGAAAGAACATAGGAATTGTTCAGCAAGATGTATTTTTATTTACTGGAACTATAGAGGAGAATATATTATATGGTAATCCAGAGGCTACTCATGAAGAGGTAGAAAAAGCGGCAAAGTTAGCAAATATACATGAATTTATAGAAAACTTACCAGATGGATATAATACATATATAGGAGAAAGAGGAATAAAATTATCTGGAGGACAAAAACAAAGATTATCCATTGCAAGAGTATTTTTAAAAAATCCACCTATACTTATATTAGATGAAGCTACATCTGCTTTAGATAATGCTACAGAATATTTAATACAAAAATCTTTAGAAAAGTTATCTAATGGAAGAACAACTATAGTGGTAGCACATAGATTATCTACTATAAAAAATGCAGATGAAATCATGGTTTTAACAGATAAGGGAATTGAAGAAAGAGGAACTCATGAGGAGTTATTATCTTTAGGTGGAATTTATAGTGAACTTAATAAAAATATTGAAAAAACTGAATAA